The genomic region TTCGTGATCGCGCCCCACTTCATCAAATAGTTTCATAGCTTCGGCCTTCTTGTGGATTCCTGTGGCTTCGGCTTCTGCTTTCATTTGAATCACGTTAGCTTCAGCCGTTCCCTCTTTTTCAAGAGCATGTGCTTTAGCTTCCATAACCTGAACATCCGCCATTCCAGCTGCAGCACATTCGGCAGCATCTGCCTCTGCCATGAGTTTTTGGGCGGCAGATTTCTTCTGAGCAGCTTTATAGTTTGCCTCAGCATCAATAACTACTTTTTCAGCTTCAAATTCCTTGGCTCTTTTGTCTGCCTCAGCTGCCTTCATTTGTATGATTAAGGCCTGTTCAGCTTCTTTCTCCGCTGCCGTAACATGAACTTTTTTATCACGATCGGCAGTAGCAAATGCTTCAGTATCCTTTATGCGTTCCTGTTCTTCGACAACTTGGCGTTCAACCATCACCCGTTCTCGAATAACGTCTTGGATACTTTTTTCCTCGAGTTCAACCGCACGAGTCTTCTCAATCCTAGCAAGTTCTACCACTCGTTCACGTTCTACTTTCTCGAGTAATTTATCTTTCTCTACGCGCTCAAGCTCCACGGCATCGGTGCGTTCTTTATTGCGAACTGCTACGACGAGCGCTCGGTTCTTGTTCTCTTCAGCAATCTGAACTTCCTCATCCGTAGCAATACGAGCTAATTCAGATTTTTGGCGCTCTTTTTCCTGAACAGTTTTAGCTTCAGCTTGCTCACGGGCTGTAATTGCAGCAATTTCTCTTTGTTGTTTTTGTTCTGCCTCAGCTAGTTGCTTGTTTAGTTCTAAGACCGCTTCTCTGGCTTCAACATCTTGTTGAGTGATAATCTTTTCTTTTTCTCGATCAATCTCATTGGCCAAAATTTTCTGTTTCGCAGTTAAGTCGGTAATTTTCTTAATACCCTCTGAGTCCAGGATATTATCCGGATTTAAGAATTCTAGCTTTGTTTGTTCGAGGTAGTCGATAGCTGCATCATCAAGGACATAGCCATTCAGATCTGTTCCAATTTGTTCTAGAATTTCATCTTTAAACTCTCTCCGAGCATTGTAGAGGTCTACAAAATCAAATTTTCTACCCACTGTTTTGAGTGCTTCGGAGAATTTTGCATCGAAAAGTGCTTCAAGCATCTTTTCATCGGAGGCACGTTTGCAACCAACAGATTGTGCTACTTTGAGAACGTCTTCTTGAGTCTTGTTCACTCTGACAAAAAAAGCGACTTTGATGTCTGCCCGCATGTTATCTCTGCAAATCAAACCATCTGCGCTAATTCTCGTGATTTCTACTCGCTTCACGGAAATTTCCATGAACTCCACGCGGTGCATAATAGGAACGATGAACATTCCATCAAAAGAGACTTTTGTGCCTCCCAAACCATTGCGAACCAGTGCTTGGCCTTGATCAACTTTTCTATAAAACTTCATGGCCATTACTAATAATGCTACAAATCCCAATACTAATAAGATCACTCCTGTTATTCCTATTGATGTTATGATACCTCCGAGTCCAGAAAAAAACTCTCCAATTGCTGAAGAGCTTTGTTCAACTTCATACTGCCCCAGAATAAGCCAGGAACCGATGACTTGCTCTATGTTATTCATTTTTTTGTCTTTCTACTTTTCTATTAATCCATTTTTACTTCTTCGATTTTGCGAACGAGATAGGCTCCATTAGCCTTGTCATGTTTAACTACTAGGGCGGAATCACCTCGTCTTAAATTTTGACTATCATCAGAAACTCTGACCTCCAGAGTAATACTGGAGCCAGATATATTGAGATCCGCTTGACCAAAATCGGCTCTGACTTCTCCAGTTCTGATCTTACAAATCTGTCCTAGGACTCTCTTCTTACTTAAACCAATTTGGTTAAAATTTCTGAAAACGTAACGAAGCGGACGCGTAATCAAAGCACTTGCAAAAATAGCTAAAATAAAGCTAGGAATGACTATGAGTGCAGAAACCAAGAGAGAACCAAACGGAAAAAGATAGTTAGCGATAATACATAGGGCCCAAGTCACAAATACAATAACATTGAGGATGATCATCAAGGGAACTTCTCCTATGTTAAAAAACTTTAGTATTTGTGTGGATGCTCCGACATGAGCATCAGCGTTTAAATCTAACTCTAAGTCAACATCACCATCTAGATCGAAATCAAATTCTAATGCATCAATATCTAAGCCGCCTAAAATAACTAGTACCCAATAAATCGCAAATAGCCCTAATATCACAGTTAGAACAAGATTCACTGGTTGTATGATTTGATCTAAAAATAGTCCCATCTTCTCTATTTACCCTTTATAGTGGATGATTTAGTGAAACAATAGTGATTAAACTTGTACAGGCATATTACAATTTCTTTATGAAATTATAGCGTGCTATCTTATGATTTTACATAGGATTGTGTATAAACTAATCGGCAATTGACACGGCTAAGTCGTAAATTAGCTGACATGTTGAGTTGTGGAGGATTTAAGCTTTGTCTCGTTTGCACTACTGGTGGTTTGATCATTGGGCACATACTAATGCGGATGCTAATAAGTGTCATCGAGTCATAGATGAAAATCAGCCTTACTACAATACATCACCGAGACGACATCTTTATTGCAGATGTGACCTTTGTGATATTTTCTTTAGTACTCGCGTTAAGAGATATCTGTTGGGTGTAGCAGAGGGTATTTATAGAGGTGCTGTCTTTTTCGATTTGGTAATAGCGCGGACGATGCCTAACGTATCAAATCCTAGTTGCACGAGCATTTGAACAGGTTGTTTGTCTTCTTTTGCCCAAGAGATATAGGTCCAGTATTCATCAACAATGAGATCGTCAGCAGATGCTCTTGAGCCTTTTACATGATTGAGTGATTTGCCATTGGGCTCTCCTAAGAGGCTCAAGACTGCATTTTGGGTGGTTAAGCCTTTTTTTATCTCATCAATGTCAGTGATTAGGGTGTCGTGTTGATCTGGCTGGTAGCTGCTAAAGAAAAAGTAGGAATCTAGGACTTTCTTGGGAGCATCTGGTGGTTGATAAAAGACTAGCTCGAGGGAGCGTGCATCTTGGATGGTGCCCAACCAAATCTCAACATTGGCATTGCTGAAGTTAAAGACATCAAATTCACCATCGTTATTTGAGATTGATTGAGTTGTATTCGGTTTACCTAGCAGAGCAATGGCTTGTTGAGGTGTTGTTGTGCCTAATGCCAAGCTAGATATAGAGTGATGATTGAAGTCACGACCTATTTGATTGGTGCTAGCACATGAGAGAAGCAGAACGGATAGGAGTATATAGTGAAGGGATAATCTTTTCATTTGCTTTTGAGGTTCTTGCCAAGTTCTATAGAGCGGTTGTGGGCGGCCTGAAAAGCTTTTTCGATGATTTCTGAGAAGGAATGTTCCGAAAAGCTATTCAGGGCAGCTTCGGTAGTGCCTCCTTTGCTTTTTACCTGATCGATTAGATATTCTGGGGATTTCTCGCTATTTTCAATCATAAGGCTTGCTCCTTTCGCTGTTTGATTGGCAAGTTTGAGTGCTATATCTGGATCAAGTCCATGTTTGATAGCAGCTTGCTGCAGAGCTTCGATGAAGAGATAAAAATAGGCGGGTCCTGAGCCGCTAAGAGCAGTAACTGCATCGAGTTGTTTTTCTTCAACCTCAAAGACAAGGCCTACAGCCCTAAAAATGTCTTCCGTAATAACTTTATCTGAGTCAAGAGCATATTGGTTGACAGCATATGCGGTAGCACCTTCTCCAAGAAGCAGAGGTGTGTTTGGCATGGTTCGTATGATGCGCGCCTTTTCCATGAGATGCTTTTCTAGGTAGTCGAGTGTGATACCAGCGGCAATCGAAATGATAAGAGCTGAGCTAACGGTGCTCGAGGATTTAATAGTGGGTAAGACGTCATTCATCTGCTGAGGCTTTACGGCAAGAAGGATGGTATCTACATCAGTAATGGTTTCCTGGGTACTATTTCTCCAGCAGTTTTGGCATTCAGGGAAGTTATTGAGGAATGAATCCTTGCTCCCATCATCTGTGCGCCCTGTAATCAGTATATCTGTAGGAGTAATAGCGTTTGTGTTTAGTAAACCTCTCACTATAGCACTAGCCATACGCCCTGCTCCAATGAACCCTATCCTCATAATTTCTAGAGGTTAAAGGCTTTCCTTGGTGCTCCAAGCAGAATATTTCTAACATAACTAAAAACTGGGTGATTTAGATATTGTTCTTAGTCATCGCACGCGCATCATTAGTGCTTTAAGGAAAGTGGCTAAGCAAGAGATGTTAGGCTTGTATGGAAGTGCTTTGTAGTAGGTGATTACTGCGTGAAAAAGCTACAAGGATGATGGAAACAAAAGATTGGCATGAGTTGGTTTTTCTTGAAAACCTCGCTCAACAATATCCTTCGCGTGATGCAGCTATTCTAGAGATAGCGGCTTTAGAGGCCCAGCTCAAGCTACCCAAACCAGTTGTTCATGTCATTAGTGATATCCACGGAGAGTATAAAAAGTTACGTCACGTGGTAAATAACGGTTCGGGTAAGTTGAGGCCTCTTATAGATGAACTCTTCTCTGAAGAAAGATCTGAAGTGGAAAGAGCAGAGCTTTTAGCAACCATTTACTATCCGATGGAACTTATGGATAGCTTAAGTCATATCATGAAGGGCTGTGATAGAAGGTTGCAATGGGTAAAAAAGACTCTTAGGGCACAAATTAAACTCGCCAGGTATCTAGCAAGAGGCTTGAGGAATA from Verrucomicrobiota bacterium harbors:
- a CDS encoding flotillin family protein yields the protein MNNIEQVIGSWLILGQYEVEQSSSAIGEFFSGLGGIITSIGITGVILLVLGFVALLVMAMKFYRKVDQGQALVRNGLGGTKVSFDGMFIVPIMHRVEFMEISVKRVEITRISADGLICRDNMRADIKVAFFVRVNKTQEDVLKVAQSVGCKRASDEKMLEALFDAKFSEALKTVGRKFDFVDLYNARREFKDEILEQIGTDLNGYVLDDAAIDYLEQTKLEFLNPDNILDSEGIKKITDLTAKQKILANEIDREKEKIITQQDVEAREAVLELNKQLAEAEQKQQREIAAITAREQAEAKTVQEKERQKSELARIATDEEVQIAEENKNRALVVAVRNKERTDAVELERVEKDKLLEKVERERVVELARIEKTRAVELEEKSIQDVIRERVMVERQVVEEQERIKDTEAFATADRDKKVHVTAAEKEAEQALIIQMKAAEADKRAKEFEAEKVVIDAEANYKAAQKKSAAQKLMAEADAAECAAAGMADVQVMEAKAHALEKEGTAEANVIQMKAEAEATGIHKKAEAMKLFDEVGRDHEEFRLKLDMNKEIQLAEIDIQKDIATSQASVVAEALKNAKVDIIGGETQFFDKITNAITAGKSVDGLVGKSNVLTNIEKTFFNSDPEYFRSQLRNLMGQIGVTSEDIMNLTIAAALGKMLNQASDPKSKGLIESLMGIAQRSGISDNNVSSVLD
- the proC gene encoding pyrroline-5-carboxylate reductase, which produces MRIGFIGAGRMASAIVRGLLNTNAITPTDILITGRTDDGSKDSFLNNFPECQNCWRNSTQETITDVDTILLAVKPQQMNDVLPTIKSSSTVSSALIISIAAGITLDYLEKHLMEKARIIRTMPNTPLLLGEGATAYAVNQYALDSDKVITEDIFRAVGLVFEVEEKQLDAVTALSGSGPAYFYLFIEALQQAAIKHGLDPDIALKLANQTAKGASLMIENSEKSPEYLIDQVKSKGGTTEAALNSFSEHSFSEIIEKAFQAAHNRSIELGKNLKSK